The segment CAGATGAAATAGTGATCTGCCACAGATTGTTGATTCCGGTTGGCACACGGACATAGCTCCCAGCCGGATTGAAGGTATCCGTTCCTGGGAACGCATTCGGCACTACATCCAATCCGCCCTTTGACGAATCCGTCGGCAACGAGGCGCTGGCCGGAGCGTTCGGGGAAGGAAGGACCTGGATGGATCCGGTATTGGCATCGCTTACATAAATTGAGCCATCCCGGTCAATCGCCACGGCTAGTGGCGTTCCTCGGAAGTTTTTGGCGAAGGGGCTGTAGAGGTCCACGTCACTGCCGCCAAAGATGCGATCCGCATCAAAATCTTCCTCATTCGTTGGGGTGGTGAATTCGATCACCCGTCCATTCATTGAATCAGCCAGATAGAAGCCGCCGGTTGGCGACACCGCGATAGAGCCGATTCCTTTCAATGGAAGCTTGGAAGCATCCTTGCTGACTTTCTTGCCCACCTTGTCAATCACACGCGCCAGGGTTGGGGTGGTGGACGCTTCGGTATAGACGAACACTTGATTGGTCCCGGAGTCGGTGACAAACAATTCTTCGAAAAAGTGGGTGACTGCAATACCAGATGGAGACTTAAAGGCTTCATTTTCAAGCACATTGACGGGAGCGGCATCGGTGGTGTGATACACAACGACCCGTTTGTTGCCTTGATCGGTGACATAGAGGAAGTCACCGTTTGCCGAGGTGGTGCCAACGGCAACGCCGGTCGGATAGTCAAGTCCGGCCCGCTTGCTCCGCGGCTGGTTGTCAGTAAAACTTTCCTGTCCCCAGACGAGGTCTGCCGCAGTATCGGTCGTAAACGGCGAATCAAAGCGCAGAACCCGATTGTTTCCGGCATCGGCCACAAACAGGTTCCCAGCTTTATCAACCGCGACTCCGACTGGATGAGAGAGGCTTTCAGAACTGATGCCACGGCTGTTGGCGGCAAGTGTTCCAAAATCAGGCTGTCCCAGCACGATGCCTGGAGCCGCACCGGCCTGGAAATCTTTCACACTTGCCCAACCAAGTACCCGATTATTCGAGGTATCAGCCACATAAAATCGGCTGGGCTGGACGCTTGAATCTAAGGCAAGCCCACCAGCATTGTGATAGCTGATTGAGGTTCCCTGTAGATCACTTTGACCTATAACCGCAGGTCCTTGTGGAGTGGCACCACGCAAAAGCGGGGTGATCGTCCGTGGGGAAGAGGCGGTCAAGGTCGGGTTAGCAGCGGAGGGCCAGAGGCTGCTGCTAACCAACAATAGGGACATCACCAGGAAGACCCCTATTGCCGCAAAACCTTGTTTCTTCACGATACGTGTGTACATTGACGTTTCTCCTCTGTTGTTTCTGCGACCTAACTCCCAAGAAAGCAGGATTCAACTGCCAGGCAGTCATCCCGCGGACTTTACCTGAAAGCCGAGCAGGTCGGACTGATCGGAGTTGAACTGTGGTAGATTTTCCCCTTGTCGCATTTCAATTGAAGATACCATCCAAGCATCACAAAAAGAGTATCTTATTAAAGGCTCACTCTTGATTGAGCTGGGCCGTAGGATGCGGGGTTTTTGGGTAGAACACTTGTGATAGATACCGGGTTCAACCTTCGCCTCAAGGAGGCTTGTCCAGGACCGTTTAGAAATAGTACATGCCCTTTGGCAGGTTTTTTTCAGCCTGGAGCGTTTCCCGGGGGTGGTGCTGAATCGGTCTATCACTTCGGGAAAGGGTTTGATCTTTCCCTGACGAATTGAAGAGAAGGGGCACAGATGGAAGCTGTGCGGGATGCAAGACCAAAAAGTGTGTTTTGAATGAGATGGTTATTGTTAAAAGGCTGAGGTGACTACCTAGCGCAACCTTCTCACACTCGCAAATTGCTTGTCAAGCAGTCCGAAAAGTCAGGAACTGGGGCGTTTTTCCAGCCTCAGCCAGTAAAAACCACAAAGTAACTGTTTCAGGAATTGAAAAATGCGAATGGAGCATGTTTTGTTTAGCAAACCCCATACCACGTTTGCCCATCACAGCGCGTGAAACAACTTGACAGAGTCTTCTTTTCCCTTGTACTTTGCGATTCTCGCTTCTGTTTTCATGTATTTCCGAAAAGAGAGGCAGCCTGTATTCATTTCAATCACAGTAAGGTGGTGATACAACGTGGCTCAGGTCGAACTGTACCCAGGTGAGTCAATCGAGAGCGCGCTTCGCCGGTTTAAACGATTGGTCCAACGCGAAGGCATTATTGCCGACGTGAAGAAACATCGGTTTTTTGTCAAACCTGGTGAGCGAAAGCGATTGAAATCCGAATTGGCCCGGAAACGGCAGCGATCCAGTATGCGCAAGCGCCGGGTTGATAGCGGACGCTAAAACACCCATAGCGGTACAATTACACAGGTGCGGCGGTCAAGGGGAACAACCTCACGGGGGCAACTCTTGACCGCCGTTTCTGCTTTCAGGGGCTGGTTGCTGGTGCTTGATCCTTTGAAATCAAGTCTTTGCCAGAAACCAGGGCATCGGGCTTCGGCGCCTGGGATTGAAGAATTTCGGGCCGTCGGCTCAAGAATCACTCCTTTCTGACCGATGTCCTCAGTCCTGAGCCCCATAAGTGCCAGGATCAAAGAAATGTGAGCCTGTTTGGAGACAAGGAGCTGGGGAGACAAGGGGACACGGAGACAATTCACAAGGTTTGTAAGTTTGAATAAACTCCGATTGAGAGCGGGGGAAGGCGACCATAGCGCCATAAGGATTCCAGGCCCGCAGGGTCGTCGTGTAATAGCCGTGGTGCGAAGCCCACGGTCACGGCCAGGACGAGACCCAAGCCCGACCAGAGCGTCATTCAATACCAACGGAAAGAACACAAGGTTTCTTATCCTGGCACTTATGCCCCTGTTCCCTGTTCCCTTGTCCAGATCGGACAAGGTTCCCTTATCCTGGCGCTTATAGCCCTCAAACCCAGGTCCGACTTATAAATTCATCATGTGCGTTCGAGGACGAGGTTACTATGAAACAGACCAATCACACCTTCAGTCAGGTGGCATTTAGCTGGTTGATGCTCCTGGGACTGGTATTTGGTTTCCAGCCGATCACGCTGGCGACAAGCACTGGCGGGACAAAGTCCAAAGGGTCAAAGGCCAAAGCCTCGACACCATCCAAGAAAAGTTCCGCCTCGAAACCCTCGACTTCAACCAAAGCTGGAGCCCGTGCCAAGAAGTCGCCCGCAAAGCCGGCTGGCCGGTCGTCAAAAGCCGCTTCGAAAACAGCTCCGTCAAAAAGCAAACCCGCAAGCGCCAGTTCAAATCGCGCTTCGAAGTCAAAAACACGTCCCACGTCCTCCCGCGCTGGAAAAAAAGCAGTTGCCTCCAAATCAACCGTAAGTCGAAAAAACAGCCGGGCGGCCCGGATTGCGGCCCGCCGTGAAGCCGAGCGCCGGGCCGCCGCCGCCCGCCTGGCGCGGATCCGAGCGGTAGACAATGGCTTGCTGGCCAGTACCCAAAATCAAATTGAATCTGACGATTTGACCGGGGAAAACCTGCATATTCGGCAACTGGCCCTTGAGGCATTGGGGGACAACCCCGGAACCGTGGTGGTCATGGATGCCAACTCAGGCCGGGTTTTAAGCATGGTCAATCAAGCCTGGGCGGTCAGTCGGCCCTTTAAACCCTGTTCCACAATTAAGTTGCTGACTTCATTGGCAGCGTTGAGAGAGGGGATTGCCGACCCTGACACCCCGCTGGCCTTTGGGCGAACCCAGTTCACCATGACTCAAGCCCTGGCACGCTCGAATAATGAATACTTTCAGGATCTTGGGGAGCAAATTGGATTAGAGCGGATGTTGGCCTATGCCCGCGAAGCTGGCTTTGGCCAACCGACCGAGGTCAATGTCCCCGGTGAGAGCAACGGGTACCTGCCAACCTCGGCCAACAATCTGCGACGAGTTTTCAGCCATGGGGATGGTTTTGGGATCACCGCCGTTCAGTTGGCTGCGTTTACAGCGGCGATTGCCAATGGGGGGACCGTCTATAAACCACAGATTCTGCGCACCCAGGACGACCTCAAGAATTTTAAACCCGAAGTGGCCAGCACCATCTCGATTCCGGAGCCTGTCCGGGCAAAGCTGATCGAAGGGATGCTGGCTGCGGTTGACCATGGCACAGCACGCCGATCAAATGCGGCCACTCTGGCAGTGGCTGGAAAAACTGGAAGTTGTGATTGTTATTGTGCCCAGGGAACCAAGCTGGGTCTGTTTACTTCGTTTATTAACCCGGCTGATCCCAGCCTGGTGATTTCAGTCATTACCACCGGATCCCGACAGCGGGGATCGTTGGCCTCAATTGTAGCCGGGAATATTTACAATGGGTTGGCTGAGACCGGCGGATTGACTGCCACACCGCGTTCAGCACCCCTGCGGGTTGGACGGGATGCAAAGGGGAACCTGATGCTGACCAATCAACCGAAGTGAAGTTTTCCTGATCCGGATGGGAATGACATCAGGTTCAGATGGGTTGAAAGAGTTCGGTCAGCGGGCTCCAGGTTTGGAAACTTGATTTCATCTGACAATCGGTTCGCCCTTCAGTACCCCCTTTGATTGCGCCAATCCTGTTTTTGGGGTTGCGTAACACGAGAATTAGGGTAAAGTGGCGGACTTCACCCCACGTTCAAAATATTGACCCCGCTGATTCTTTGGTTTGACCGGTTGGAAATGATTTAATACGGGTGCCTGATGTTTCCTAGATAGTGGATAGCGGTTCACGTATAGTTACTACCTACTGAACGCTATCCATTTGACCCACTTCGTTGTTGTGCTTTGATCACCTTCTGGTTTGATAAGTGCAGTCATTTCTAAGCCCAGATCAAAAAAGCAGGGGACGTGGTGCGAAGTGAAAACTATGGCACGTTAAATGCAGAGGAAAGTCTGCGCCAGAGTAACAACCCAAAAACTACACACTTTTACTTTCCAATCAGAAGTTTTTCCAAAAAAAGACAGTCTTTACATCATGAGTGAGTCATGAACTCTCCCGTTCAGCTTCTTTTGTCTGAAGAACCCTGTCATTTTGTAGTTTTTTGAAGTTTTTTAGCTTAAAGACGAAACAATCAAAGCCTGAGAAAGAGATGTGACGCATTCAGAGCGTTCCAACCTATAGAGGAGGACCAGAATGTTGAAACCAGGAAGGAAACTATTCAGCACTTTTAGTTGGCTGACCTGCGGTGTTTTACTCGCTGGTGGTGCTATTGCCACCCTTCGTCCCGTAGCCGCCAACAGTGCAGCGCGGAGTTCGCTGCCTGAAGCAGCTCCGATGGTTCAGCAAGTAGCTCCATTGGAGTTTTTTCCCGTTCCCGAAACCGGAGCGGTGACATTTCGCGCCCAGACCGCCAAAGGCCCCGACTTTTACTTACTTGATGGCCGAGATTTGCCAGAGGGGAGTTCAGTCGAGGCGTTCCGGGCTTCATACAGCACTTCAGCCCAACCGCTGGCCATGATCACGGCTGACATCAATGGTGATGGCAGCACTGATATTTTGACCAGTTATGGTGCCTCTGACAGCCAGGGATTTCTGACGTTCCGGGCACAGGATGGCCAGGGCCAATTTTCAGAAACCAAAGTTTCATCCCTGTCATCCAACACCCCAATCGCTTTTCGGGTTGGGGATTTTAACGCTGACGGGCTGGCTGATTTGGCGGTGGTGAATGCCACGACCAACAAGCTCTCCCTGGTGGCTGGTGATGGCCAGGGGAACTTCAGCGCATTGACGGACCTTTCGGTTGGCAATGCGTCAACTGCTCTGGCCGTGACCGATCTCAATCATAGCGGTCTGCCAGGGATTGTGGTTGGCGATGCCTCAGGTGAAATTCGGGTGATTGCCCGCAAAGACACCTCCTTTACCTATGAAGCCACTGAAGCTCAGGTATTGAAGGCTGGCGCCGGAGTGGTGGCGATTGAAGCCGCCGATCTGAATGCTGACCAACACACTGATCTGGTTGTCGCCACCAAAGCTGGTGTCGAAATCTGGGTGGGCGATGGAGACGGGAATTTTTCACGCAAAACCACGCTGGCTTCGAGCGAAGCGCTTTCAGCCCTGGCCGTGCGTGATCTGAACCTGGATGTGCACGCTGATATCGTTGCGGCCACTGTCAACGGTACGGTCAATGTCTGGACCAATCAAAAAGGGTCCGGGTTTGGCACCGCCTATACCTTCAAGCCCGCCAGCAGTGCGGCAACCGTGAAAATTGACTGGATGGACACCGATGCCTATCCAGACATTATCGTGGTTGATAGTGCCAACAGCCAGGTTGCGGTTTCCTTGAGCCGCAATGGCCGGTCATTTGGCCAAACAGCGACCTACAAAGTGGATTCAAATCCAGTTGATGTCGCCATCGGACGGTTTGACATTGACGCGGTCAGCGATATGGTGGTCGCCAGGCGCGGCCAGAATACACAGACCGTTTCGTTTACCTATGGTCCACAACAGGTCCAAAACGACACGATTTTTGTGACTGACCTGCGTGGTCTTTTGAATATCCCTGTCAATGGCACGATGGCCGACATTTCGAGCCGGGTGACTAACAACCTCCCGGTGACGTTCCTGGATGCCATGATTGCCGCCAACAACGACCCAGGACCGGAAGTGATTGCCTTCCGGGTGGGTGAAGATACTTCTCTGGGGATTCCTCCAGGACTGGCCGGAAGCAATCTCCGCGAACCTCCGGTACTCAACCAGAGCATTGTGTTCCCCAACACGATCATCGTTGGAACCACTGGTGAACGGTTGTACAACGTCAATTTGGTGAACACTGTGGGCGTGACGGGCTTGACCAGCCTCACTCTGACGGCCCCCAATGGAAACGGCACCACGATTCGTGGTGAAAACCTGGCTGGAACAACCACCCGCGGAAACGGCGGTCTGCCACGAGTTTTGGGCAGCACGACTGAAACCGCCGTGGCCAATATCAATAAGGTTGGCCCAGACATCCGCATCGTGGGTGACAATCTGTTCAACACCGGGTTTGAAGTTGGTGCTTCAACCTGCCGGTTTGAAAGTCTGATTATTGCCGGTTTTAACCGCTTTGGCTCACAGGGCGGTGTCGGCGCCTCAGCGATTGAACTCAATGGTGTCGGCTCTCAAAGCAACACCATTTCAAACTGCTACCTCGGTGCGCTCGACCTTTTTGGCTCGTCCAACTTCCTGAATGCCGATGGTGATTTGACCATTTCAAATGGTTCATTTACCAACACGCCACAAGCGGGTGGTACTCCAGGAGTGAATGATGCCGACGTCTTTCGACTCGGGAACCGACGCGGGGTACGCATCAATGGGGCGGGGAATACCACCGTCACCAGTGTGAGTGCCTCAGGCCAATCAGGCCGGACGATTATTTCCGGAAACCACGATCACGGGATTTTGGTTGAAGGCGGCAGCGCCTCAAACCAGATCACCAACAACTTCATCGGGGTTCTCCGCAATGGGGCCACCCCATTTGGAAACGGTTTTGAACCGAATCCAAGCTCTGGTTCAGCCGGCATCGAGTTGCGAAACAATGCCACCGGCAACACCATTTCAGGCAACACGATTTCCTGCAGCGGTGTGAACGGAAACAATGGATTTGTCGCTGACACCGTGAACGGTATTTTGTACACGGCTCAGGGGAATAATGCTGGACCAAGCCGCAACACCATTCAAAACAACTTGATTGGTTTGCAAGCGAGCGGCATCAACGTGCCGTTGTTTACCTCGCTGGTCCCCGCCCGGAACACCGGATCAGGGATTTTGTTTGAAACCTCCTCGACATTTAACACCATCACCAACAACACCGTATCGGCCAACGTGGTGCATGGGATTTTCATTCGGGATCTGGGAACAAACAGCAACACCGTCACCAATAACCGGGTTGGAACGGATTCAACTGGCCGATTGACCAACGGTGGTGACCCAACCACCAACAATCGTGGCAACCAGCAAAACGGAATCGTGGTCTCTGACCAGGCTTCATTGAACACACTTGACGGAAACACGGTTTCCAACAACCTGATTGACGGTGTGGCCGTGGTGGATACCTACTTTGTGGCTGGCCACCCATTCCCCGGAAATCAGGGGACAGATGGAAACCAGATTATCAATAACCGGATTGGCACTGACAGTTCAGCCACCACTACGGCGCTTGGCGCGGTGCTTTCCAACGGTCGTCACGGGATTGCCCTCGGTCTTGGCCCAGGTGGTCAGGACGGTAACGTTCAATTGAACCTCTTCCGGCGCAATCTGATTTTCTTCAATGGCATTGCCCCAGTCCCAAGTGGCGATGGCATCAACATTGACGGCGACAACTGCGACCTCAACACCATTACCGAATGCTCAATCGTGGGCAACGGTATTCGTGGCATCCGCATTGTCACCAACCAGATCGGGAATCCGCGCGAAGGTCCACGCGGTGTTTCTGGCGCCAATTCATTTGCCCACGAAAAATACACCGTGACGGCGGATGATGATGGAACTTCAGAACTGGCGGATGCTCCGGCGAGCCCACCTGCGGTTCCAGTGAGCCAGCCACGGGCCGCCATCAAGGTGAAATCAGCCTTGTTAAACGGTAACTCCTTGCAGGTTGTCGGCGAATTGGGTCGCAACTATGTTTCAGGTGCAAACCAGTTCACGGTTGAAGTCTATGCGTCGAGCACCACCTCGGTTCCAGGTGCGGGCAACAATTCAGCCGGTATCACGCAGCGCTTCCTTGGTACAACCACCGTGGCCGCGACCGTGACTCCATCAACCTGGTCATTGACCACCACGGGCGCTCAGATCGGTGACGTGATCACCGCGACCCTGCGCAGCCCAGGTGGGGCAACCTCGGAAATCTCAGTTGCCAAACTGGTTGATCAAGGACCAGCCCAGGGAACACCATCCTTCTCGCTGAATCTGGTGAATGCTGGACCACCACTGACCTTGACCCCAATTTCAGGTCTGGACTTTGGTGACGTGCCGATCAATACCACCAAACAGGCAACGGTTCGCTTGTTGAGCACAGGCACGTTGGGCGCCCCGATTACCGTCAGCGCCATTACCTTAACCAATCCAGGCGGCAGTCCGGCGCAATTTATTTTGCAGCCTCTGACCACCTCCTTGCCGGTGACCTTGCCGCCAACCACGGAATTGACGGGTTCACCAGGCTCCTTTGTTGACTTTGCAGTCACGGCGGCACCGACCACCATTGGTGTCAAAAACGGCGAAGTCACCCTCACCATTACCACCACCCTCAATCAAAACTTTGTCCTGCCGTTGCGAGTCAATGGAACAGGTCAGGCCATCTCGACCAATCCAGGCAATGGTGCCACTCTCAACTTTGGAAGCATTACCGTGGGTGAAACCAGCGGAGTCCAAACCGTTACCGTAACCAACACCGGCGCGGCGCCGTTGACGGTTTCGCTGACATTGGCAGGCATTGATTTCATCTATGACAATGGCTTTAGCCCAAGCATCGGAGCGATTAACCCGAATGGAGCGGTCACGATCCCATTGCGCTTTAGACCAACCACAACTGGCCAGCGAACTGGGACCTTGAGCATTGCGCATAATGCTCCAAATACCGCTTCTCCAATTGTGATTAATCTGGTCGGCGTTGGCCTTGCACCACCTGCACCACTTTTGGGTAGTGTGACGATTAACGGTGTGCCGATTGGCAGCGTGATTGACTTCGGCAATGTGGCCGTCGGTGATCAGTCATGCCGTCAGTTGGTCGTTACCAACACCGGTAACTCAACCCTGGTCTTTAATGCCACGGTTCAAGGCAATGGATTTAGCGGTGGAACGGGTAACCAGCAGGTGCCAGGTGGTGCCTCCGGTACCTTCCAAATCTGCTTTACACCACCAACCACTGGCGACTTTACTGGATCGTTGGTGATTGCTTCCAATGCGGACAATAATCCAACGGTAACTGCCAGTCTGACGGGCCGCGGCGTTGCACCCGCAATTTCGCTCAACCCAACCCAAATCCAGTTTGGTAGCATAGCCGTCAATCAGACCTCAACCCAGGCGGTGTCAATCACCAACACTGGAAACGCGGTGTTGAACGTGACCAGCATCATCGTGAATGGACAGGGCTTCCAGGCTCAGGGCGTACCAGGAACACCGTTCCAGTTACAGCCCGGATCTTCACAGTCCTTCCAGATTGCCTTTACACCAACTTCCACTGGAGCCTTTAGTGGAACCCTGACCGTGACCAGCAATGCCCGAAACGCGACTGCAGTGACGGCAAGCCTGTCAGGTTCAGGTGGTGACAACATCAGCCCAACCGTATCGGTGAGCGACCCACGTTCCGGTCAGGCATTTGCTTCTGGTACGCGGACAACGGTTCGGTTCTCCGCCAACGACAATGTCGGTGTCACTGGCATTGACGTGTTCTTCTCAGACGGTGGGTCCTTCAGCCTGGTCGCTGCCGGGCTCTCTGGTGGAACAACTGCCTTTGACCTGAGCTTTAGCCAGTCAGTCAATACCACCAATGCGCGTGTTCGGGTGACCGCTCGCGACGCAGCCGGTAACAGTGGCAGCGCTGAAACTGGAAACTTCACCGTTGGGCCAGCCCCAATTGTGATTGGTCCAAAGGTCAAGGTGAGTGGCAAACTGAGAATCGAAGGCGGTGGCTCAAACATCGCGTTGAGCGGTGCGGTTCTCTTGATCAATGGTGCTGATGCCGGACAATTGCTGATTCTC is part of the Acidobacteriota bacterium genome and harbors:
- a CDS encoding 30S ribosomal protein S21, with the protein product MAQVELYPGESIESALRRFKRLVQREGIIADVKKHRFFVKPGERKRLKSELARKRQRSSMRKRRVDSGR
- a CDS encoding choice-of-anchor D domain-containing protein, yielding MLKPGRKLFSTFSWLTCGVLLAGGAIATLRPVAANSAARSSLPEAAPMVQQVAPLEFFPVPETGAVTFRAQTAKGPDFYLLDGRDLPEGSSVEAFRASYSTSAQPLAMITADINGDGSTDILTSYGASDSQGFLTFRAQDGQGQFSETKVSSLSSNTPIAFRVGDFNADGLADLAVVNATTNKLSLVAGDGQGNFSALTDLSVGNASTALAVTDLNHSGLPGIVVGDASGEIRVIARKDTSFTYEATEAQVLKAGAGVVAIEAADLNADQHTDLVVATKAGVEIWVGDGDGNFSRKTTLASSEALSALAVRDLNLDVHADIVAATVNGTVNVWTNQKGSGFGTAYTFKPASSAATVKIDWMDTDAYPDIIVVDSANSQVAVSLSRNGRSFGQTATYKVDSNPVDVAIGRFDIDAVSDMVVARRGQNTQTVSFTYGPQQVQNDTIFVTDLRGLLNIPVNGTMADISSRVTNNLPVTFLDAMIAANNDPGPEVIAFRVGEDTSLGIPPGLAGSNLREPPVLNQSIVFPNTIIVGTTGERLYNVNLVNTVGVTGLTSLTLTAPNGNGTTIRGENLAGTTTRGNGGLPRVLGSTTETAVANINKVGPDIRIVGDNLFNTGFEVGASTCRFESLIIAGFNRFGSQGGVGASAIELNGVGSQSNTISNCYLGALDLFGSSNFLNADGDLTISNGSFTNTPQAGGTPGVNDADVFRLGNRRGVRINGAGNTTVTSVSASGQSGRTIISGNHDHGILVEGGSASNQITNNFIGVLRNGATPFGNGFEPNPSSGSAGIELRNNATGNTISGNTISCSGVNGNNGFVADTVNGILYTAQGNNAGPSRNTIQNNLIGLQASGINVPLFTSLVPARNTGSGILFETSSTFNTITNNTVSANVVHGIFIRDLGTNSNTVTNNRVGTDSTGRLTNGGDPTTNNRGNQQNGIVVSDQASLNTLDGNTVSNNLIDGVAVVDTYFVAGHPFPGNQGTDGNQIINNRIGTDSSATTTALGAVLSNGRHGIALGLGPGGQDGNVQLNLFRRNLIFFNGIAPVPSGDGINIDGDNCDLNTITECSIVGNGIRGIRIVTNQIGNPREGPRGVSGANSFAHEKYTVTADDDGTSELADAPASPPAVPVSQPRAAIKVKSALLNGNSLQVVGELGRNYVSGANQFTVEVYASSTTSVPGAGNNSAGITQRFLGTTTVAATVTPSTWSLTTTGAQIGDVITATLRSPGGATSEISVAKLVDQGPAQGTPSFSLNLVNAGPPLTLTPISGLDFGDVPINTTKQATVRLLSTGTLGAPITVSAITLTNPGGSPAQFILQPLTTSLPVTLPPTTELTGSPGSFVDFAVTAAPTTIGVKNGEVTLTITTTLNQNFVLPLRVNGTGQAISTNPGNGATLNFGSITVGETSGVQTVTVTNTGAAPLTVSLTLAGIDFIYDNGFSPSIGAINPNGAVTIPLRFRPTTTGQRTGTLSIAHNAPNTASPIVINLVGVGLAPPAPLLGSVTINGVPIGSVIDFGNVAVGDQSCRQLVVTNTGNSTLVFNATVQGNGFSGGTGNQQVPGGASGTFQICFTPPTTGDFTGSLVIASNADNNPTVTASLTGRGVAPAISLNPTQIQFGSIAVNQTSTQAVSITNTGNAVLNVTSIIVNGQGFQAQGVPGTPFQLQPGSSQSFQIAFTPTSTGAFSGTLTVTSNARNATAVTASLSGSGGDNISPTVSVSDPRSGQAFASGTRTTVRFSANDNVGVTGIDVFFSDGGSFSLVAAGLSGGTTAFDLSFSQSVNTTNARVRVTARDAAGNSGSAETGNFTVGPAPIVIGPKVKVSGKLRIEGGGSNIALSGAVLLINGADAGQLLILKSSKNRFITSSPVTSQIPRGATVQLSIRNPNGVVGPAVAFSRP